From the genome of Deltaproteobacteria bacterium, one region includes:
- a CDS encoding DUF4474 domain-containing protein, with translation MIPDNSKFFECVGNTELLRISFTLKRNGDSLFVRGPEKHWWLTGFKWGILSKPEELIMEACIDIPSQAMRQVFVDAVKGSGYQDVLIDGASVKFTFDKPKTHQPRNDINMKKFVDLAEANNRNIVTKYQELDLANNDPNELHDDVADEIISYFNVYKPEHLKKYVSKALEARGYQSKDLATSLKQVFSKSFFQQCKSALSRIFKRS, from the coding sequence ATGATCCCTGATAACAGCAAATTTTTTGAGTGTGTAGGGAATACCGAGCTTCTAAGGATTTCATTTACACTCAAACGTAATGGTGACTCTTTATTTGTCAGAGGACCAGAAAAGCATTGGTGGCTTACAGGATTTAAATGGGGAATACTTTCAAAACCAGAAGAGTTGATTATGGAGGCATGTATTGACATACCATCGCAAGCAATGCGTCAGGTTTTCGTAGATGCGGTAAAAGGAAGTGGGTATCAGGATGTTCTGATTGATGGTGCGTCGGTTAAGTTTACTTTCGATAAACCTAAAACGCATCAGCCGAGAAATGATATTAACATGAAAAAGTTCGTTGATTTGGCTGAGGCAAATAATAGAAATATTGTTACAAAATACCAAGAACTTGATTTAGCAAATAACGACCCGAATGAACTACATGATGATGTAGCTGATGAAATTATTAGCTACTTTAATGTATACAAACCCGAGCACCTTAAAAAATATGTAAGCAAAGCACTTGAGGCCAGAGGCTACCAATCAAAGGATTTAGCTACTTCTCTTAAACAAGTTTTTTCTAAAAGTTTTTTTCAACAATGTAAAAGTGCTTTGTCTCGTATATTTAAAAGAAGCTAG
- a CDS encoding DUF4474 domain-containing protein — MAQSWKPRNKAAQAVWKAGFCYSPEQDIIYSRMDAWQRKFGYAYSYDIAAPITISAIIDCEPFFFHYNNKHWMIELWKGQYGLETGAEIGIYNSDEKQGLRDAVLGERSHDP; from the coding sequence ATGGCACAGAGTTGGAAACCAAGAAACAAAGCAGCACAAGCAGTATGGAAGGCTGGGTTTTGCTACAGTCCCGAACAAGACATTATCTATTCGCGAATGGATGCCTGGCAGAGAAAGTTTGGCTACGCTTACAGCTACGATATTGCTGCTCCAATAACAATAAGCGCTATCATTGATTGCGAGCCATTTTTCTTTCACTACAACAACAAGCATTGGATGATTGAATTGTGGAAAGGCCAGTATGGCTTAGAGACAGGCGCTGAGATTGGTATATACAATAGTGATGAAAAGCAAGGGCTTAGGGATGCGGTTTTAGGCGAACGTTCTCATGATCCCTGA